The genomic window tggggggggggggagagagagaaaaaagagtctTGGTAAAAGGCCCCatcagtggagagaaagagagaggggtgggggggggggaggagagtggcgGGGGGTTTGTTTATCGATttagagagagggcagagagagatagaggggaagagagaggtcgGTTTAttagtttagagagagagagagagagagagagagagagagagacattcatagagacggacagacagacagacaggcagacagacagacagacaactgtcgTACGGTGTTCATGTCAGACATGtacctgtctctcccaccccacctctcccaccccctttcttcacCCACCTCTCCGTCCCGCCCAACTCTTTCTcagcaaaaaaaaagtgttattgaTGCAATGCACTACATGGACCAATCCGTCTTGTATTGCTTTGACGCCTCTCTGTTGGAACCATAGCCATGTATTAAACATACAGCATGTCTCAGTGGCTGGAACCTACAGAAACCATTCTGATGGAAACGGAGACTTACTTATCAGCAGCCCCAGCAGCCCCTCGCACGTATACACGTATACCTACGTACATTCCACCAGTATCAGACGTTATCTATCGGACGAAACGCAGAGCTGGCTGTTGACTCACTTCAAACGGTGTTCAGAcacttccacctcccaccccccaccttttatTATTACCGCCAGTGGAGAAATCGAGAAGGACTCCACGAACCCCCTATACTACTAGTACCGTCCGCAAACATCCTCCATCCCTGCATCACTTTAGTTAACGCTGAAGTCCATGTGGTTTgggtgttggtttttctttttcttaatttgcCAACGTTTGCAGAGTGAGGATGGCAAGACCCCCGTATCCCCGTCCCCcagaaaagaaaagggacagaAACGGGGGGAAGAACAGAAGCGAAAAATATTTGTCAGACTTCGAGGTCTCCGAAGTCAACGTTTACAAAAGGCGTACATATATTATTTTTACTGTGTCGCTTAAgtcctactgctgctgccaccaccatAAATTTGTATGTGCATGAACTTGTACAGAACCTTAACACAAAATGCTATTTTTGTACCATTATATAAAACAAATCCCATGTTATCTATTAACACTCTCTGACTACTGACATTTATATGTGTAAATTTTAATGTGTGTGCATCTAATAAAACAAAAGCAGATACgtaagtcggccaatgtgctaaatccccaccgttggaaaataaagattaattaattaattcattcatttattctttctctctgtttgtctgtctgtctgtctgtctctctctctgtgcctcatttAGCTTCCTGTTACAGGTCAGTGTGGTCTCAGTCACAGAAGAACACCAAGTTCCACGCTTTGTCAACTTGTGTCACTGATgggtgtgttacaggtgtgtcACTGATGGGTGTGTTACAGGTATGTCACTGATgggtgtgttacaggtgtggcCATCACCTGCTACATGTGTAACTCGGCAGTCTACCGGAACGGCGAGGCGTGTGAAACGTTGACGGGAGACACCTCTGTCTTCAAACAGGACTGCGACCAGCTGACCCACCCCAATAACCTCAACTATACCGTGTGCCGAAAGATGTACCAGATCAGTCAGTACATTACTTCTATTGTCCATCTGATACTGAATTTTAACTGTTAGTGATTTATTTTGAGCCTGAGATCGCCAGTTTGTAAGAAatgacaacaaacgaacaaaggaaCCAACCAATACATTACTGGAAGTTTGATCTAATATctcatgctgaaaaaaaaaaaaaaaaaaatcccagcgcGTTTGCCAGGACATGCAGCAGACTAAGCGGTGCAGGACAGtgtttaagaaaagaaagaaaatattcttTGGAGTCTGTTATCACCAGTGTGGCGATTGTAAGTTGTAATAACCAGCATATGAGAGAGTCTTATAACTTCCATGTGCATACACAGTTTTCAGGCTCATATAACATGAACGTATAGAAGAATGTATAGTTGCACAAAGTTTCAGAAAAATGAACTcgtgcttggttttttttttttttttttttttttttggtcacgcgCGCATGCTGAACATACCACGACAGACGTTGATTAACAGTAAATCGGTAGGCCTATGCCTCTATTCAGTTTAttccttttatctatttatttattcatttatctatttatttatctattcatttattttatcagaGCAGCCAACCGCTACAGCAGATTatcataataaatgaaataacccTCCGTCTCGTTTAGGCAATCTGAAAGCTTTTCCTCACTCACTCCAGCGCTTGCACTATATGATGTTGCAGTTTACGACAACGACGGGAAGGAAGAAGAACGGATTATCAGACAGTGCGGGTCATCAGAGTCTCCGCTGGGCTGCGAGAGGAAAACGCGTCCCAACACGCTGCAGGTGCACACCTGTCACTGCGCCACCGACCTGTGCAACGCGGCGCCTCGCTCTGCATTCAGCACGCCGCACGCTGTTCTGATGTGGCTGTGCGCCGCTGCTGTTTTGATAGTCGTGGAGGTTCTGCCTTTCCGTCGTGGAGCGGCGGTTGTCGGGGTTTTGTGAGGAAGGTTGTTGGTTTAGGAttcagctgtgttgtgtgttagggGAAAAGAAATCGAACTGAAAGTTTCACAGAttagcatgcatgtgcatgtactgGTACAGGCAGTAACAGACAGGTACATGTTCGCAAGCACACTCACCCAACTGACTCGTGAACACGCGGGCCGGCGCcgccgcacactcacacacacacacacacacactgacacacactattcCCATCAGTTACGTCGAAGGTCGAAGGTGATGCGAGCATCGCACACTTGTTCAGTCCACATCATGTCCCTTCCAGACACATagctgggggtagggggagggaggggtgtgtgtgtttaaccaccATATGATATCTCCAAAGAGCTTATGTTCTCCATCAACTCTCTTTGTTATCTCCTTCACATTCTATGATTGAGGTCCCGGAGTTCGTGTCTTTGATCATGAAACGGCCTTTCTCGGGATCCAAATACTGCTTTTGCGCATAGCTTCTTGGCATtaacaccccccctccaaaacaacaacaacaaacaaacaaaaaaccccaaaaacaaaacaaaacaaaacaaaaaaacacaacaacaacaaaacaaacaaaacaaaaacaaacaaacccaacaaccttTCTTCTTACTCAATTCACATtttcagatggaaaaaaaattgtagcACTTTTGACTAAAAATACCTCTTTGGAAATCCTATTTCCTTGTTCTTTGTGCACCTTGTTCTGCATGtctattcagaaaaaaaatcttgcatTCTTCCCAATGTTTTTGTCACTCCTAAATCTTAAGCCAAATATTTGAATTTTAAAGTTGCATTCTTCTCAAATAATGTTTCCATTTTTTCACTTTAAAATCTTCAActgatttatttaaaaaaaaaaaagaaaaaaagaagaaagaaaaagcaaaaaaaaagctgtttgttTGTCATCACATTTTCTTTGTTGACACAGTTGTTCCTCATTCTGCTCAGTGTTTCAGCTGGATACTGTCTTGATATGTGCAATGGTTTTACAGATGTACTTCACGTTTGCCACCACTTCCACCCagtctcctttccttcttctccccacctcccaccctcctttcAGAAAACAACCAGCACCCCTCCCTTTGAGGTTGTTGACAAGAAATGCTTATGGTTATTATGGTTAATCAAAAGGACAGTACaactattttgtttttaataattaaGAATTGACATGCCATCTCCGTTTTTCATTTGTTCAAATCCATGCCATTAAGGCCAGCCCTGTCTACCATTCGATGAGGAAATGGGGCTTTCAGGAGGTTTGACAGTAAAGGGGGATGAAAACATGCAGTTCCTGTTGCCGCCACTGATTTTTGAACTGGTTATTTCCCTTGATGGGTTAACTCCTAACTTTGCATGATTTAATGAGATTTTGCTtacgtacatatgtatgtatgtatgtagctggGCGCTCGGCTAGCTGTGGCTTAACTTCAAATCACAAGCCGTAACAGACGACATTTTGCAATTGACCTGCTCATCTTAACTCACGTATTGATACAGTCGCCGGCGACGCCATTAAAATTCAAAACTTTTGCCCACACTAAATGAACTGATGCTCCAAACATTTATGAAATTAAATCTATGTATCATTTACTGCCAGATTATTTCTGTTGTGCTTCCATACACACAGATAAATTGGAATGTAACTCAGATTGTAATCTTTCGTCGACCAAAATGGTTCAATGTtgaagcttacgtcattttgatTCTTCGTCACATATAATGCTGTATTCTTCAACATTTTTTAATCTTATCTGTGATCGCTTGTTGATTAACCATAAACCTAGTATTATGATGTGTGGATGACCATAGATCTGGTAATTGTAAAATACAAAGCAGATTTTCATTGTCGACGACAATCACTTAACACCATAACATCCAAATctgtgtttgtcacacacacaatttaacaaTTTCTCTCTTTGATTAGATTAGAAAACTACAAGTATCACATACTGGCAGAGTTGGCGCAACTCCGTTTTTAAATCCACACCATTAGTGTTTGCCAACGTTAAATTGATTCAACTCAGTTTGCAATTGTCAGGTACGAACTCGTTAAAAGTGTTCAGCTTcatgtgacttaaattaagattacaaTTTCATCTTTGATAAACATGCTAGCTAGCTCTTCCATTCATTGTAGGCCTACTGAGCACTGAGCTATCTAATTTCTCGTTGCCAATATTTAATATAAAAGCCGCTTATTCTGCGTTTCATATGCTGATATCAGTACTGCTATTGTGTTAAGTGTTCCTTTCTTTTACTATCAGTTCTACCAGCTTCACATGCAGTTATCGTATGCATGCATAGTCTTCTACAATGTCGTACTCCACTGTGATGATTACAAGATGATATTGGATTAACATCAGTTAGTGATCGAAACTGTCTGATGTGTATCGCATTCCAGTATACGGTTATAATCTAGCCATCATGCTTtttcctatacggcttactccagtatagtgccacatgataattgattcatttgagtcactatTACACAGTTCTAGCATAACGTAATCTATACTATCAGCGTACTTCCACTTTTTAAGCACGAGCCACTTTTTACTTTACTATCTGAATGTATaaggaatgtcatttgatgtcagtgtttggtctttacacatatgcattatgttttgttatgttgttggtAATCCCAAACCCAGTGGAAGTCTTTCCATgctaatatgtatacatgtgctttctaTGCACTTGTATCTGACaatgtacttatgacatttgtt from Babylonia areolata isolate BAREFJ2019XMU chromosome 1, ASM4173473v1, whole genome shotgun sequence includes these protein-coding regions:
- the LOC143287055 gene encoding uncharacterized protein LOC143287055, whose translation is MDLSKRISTFAVLVLALVFAFVKQGVAITCYMCNSAVYRNGEACETLTGDTSVFKQDCDQLTHPNNLNYTVCRKMYQIIYDNDGKEEERIIRQCGSSESPLGCERKTRPNTLQVHTCHCATDLCNAAPRSAFSTPHAVLMWLCAAAVLIVVEVLPFRRGAAVVGVL